One Ramlibacter pinisoli genomic region harbors:
- a CDS encoding helix-turn-helix domain-containing protein: MAGAGEGLSLRRYGAAPGSHAHEHFQVLVGLQGVLDLEVEGRGRRIGPGDGLLVAPGDRHDFESAAGSECLVLDTRVDLWSLCGAAPREPAQVGALARYLAQSLLRQQPLAVLHGPGLLLEAWGPGAAARRPRRRIDWPALQAWAQARLEQPLAVADLAARVNLSPSQFALRCHEAHGLSAMQWVRQQRLARARQLRALGVPVAQVARRTGYRSPSALTAALRRAS; this comes from the coding sequence ATGGCCGGCGCGGGCGAGGGCCTGTCGCTGCGCCGCTACGGCGCTGCCCCCGGCAGCCACGCGCACGAGCACTTCCAGGTCCTGGTCGGCCTGCAGGGCGTGCTCGACCTCGAGGTCGAGGGCCGCGGCCGGCGCATCGGCCCCGGCGACGGCCTGCTGGTCGCGCCCGGCGACCGCCACGATTTCGAATCGGCCGCCGGCAGCGAATGCCTGGTGCTCGACACCCGGGTCGACCTCTGGTCGCTGTGCGGCGCCGCCCCGCGCGAGCCGGCCCAGGTCGGCGCCCTGGCCCGCTACCTCGCGCAGTCGCTGCTGCGGCAGCAGCCGCTGGCGGTCCTGCACGGCCCCGGCCTGCTGCTGGAGGCCTGGGGTCCCGGCGCCGCCGCCCGGCGACCGCGCCGGCGCATCGACTGGCCGGCGCTGCAGGCCTGGGCCCAGGCCCGGCTGGAGCAGCCGCTGGCAGTGGCCGACCTGGCCGCGCGCGTGAACCTCAGTCCCAGCCAGTTCGCCTTGCGCTGCCACGAGGCGCACGGCCTGTCGGCGATGCAGTGGGTGCGCCAGCAGCGGCTGGCCCGCGCGCGCCAGTTGCGCGCCCTCGGCGTGCCGGTGGCGCAGGTCGCCCGCCGCACCGGTTACCGCTCGCCCTCGGCCCTGACCGCCGCCCTGCGCCGCGCCTCCTGA
- a CDS encoding DMT family transporter has product MHANLHALGAIALWAGLASLGLALRHVPPFLLTGIALVIGSVPAWPLWRQWRVPGSTLALGVCGLFGYHLLLFLALRLAPPVEANLVNYLWPLLIVVLAPLFLPGLRLRPAHVVGAALGFAGAAVAILGGRTGSGSTSWSWGYLPALGAAVLWASYSLLTKRVARFPTAAIGLFGLVSGLLALGCHLLLEPAVALTGTDWMLLAAIGLGPLGAAFFLWDRALKDGDARHIGVLSYITPLASTALLLLVSGRGWSWSIGLAALLIVGGAVLGTRSRDTREVSPSSA; this is encoded by the coding sequence ATGCACGCCAACCTCCACGCACTCGGCGCCATCGCGCTCTGGGCCGGCCTGGCCTCGCTGGGCCTGGCCCTGCGCCATGTGCCGCCGTTCCTGCTGACCGGCATCGCGCTGGTGATCGGCAGCGTGCCGGCCTGGCCGCTGTGGCGCCAGTGGCGGGTCCCGGGGTCCACGCTGGCCCTGGGCGTCTGCGGCCTGTTCGGCTACCACCTGCTGCTGTTCCTCGCGCTGCGCCTGGCCCCGCCGGTGGAAGCCAACCTCGTCAACTACCTGTGGCCGCTCTTGATCGTGGTACTGGCACCGCTGTTCCTGCCCGGCCTGCGCCTGCGCCCGGCGCATGTGGTCGGGGCCGCGCTCGGGTTCGCGGGCGCGGCGGTCGCCATCCTGGGCGGCCGCACCGGCAGCGGCAGCACCAGCTGGTCGTGGGGCTACCTGCCGGCACTCGGGGCGGCGGTCCTGTGGGCCAGTTACTCGCTCCTGACCAAACGCGTGGCCCGCTTCCCGACCGCCGCGATCGGCCTGTTCGGGCTGGTCTCCGGCCTGCTGGCACTGGGCTGCCACCTGCTGCTGGAACCGGCCGTCGCGCTGACGGGAACCGACTGGATGCTGCTCGCGGCCATCGGCCTGGGCCCGCTGGGTGCCGCCTTCTTCCTCTGGGACCGGGCGCTCAAGGACGGTGACGCGCGCCACATCGGCGTGCTGAGCTACATCACGCCACTGGCCTCCACCGCCTTGCTGTTGCTGGTGAGCGGCCGCGGCTGGAGCTGGAGCATCGGCCTGGCCGCCCTGCTGATCGTCGGCGGCGCCGTACTGGGCACCCGCAGCCGCGACACGCGCGAAGTCAGTCCCAGCTCGGCGTGA
- a CDS encoding aldose 1-epimerase, with product MTTDLLHRPDPAVPARDQLLHLAAGDLRLALAPAVGGSIAAFSRVWREGGHERVLHWLRPASDEGLAQRHPLAMASFPLVPFCNRIRNGRASFEGREIRFPPNHPAEDSPHALHGIGWQRAWTLQSGGPGEAVLTLEVEAGPAWPWHFAAQQTYRLQPHALEVVIAVTNRDSVAMPAGIGHHPYFLHEPGTRLTTTTRAMWETDDEVMPTGLAETDVVRQLRQGALLADLHTDNNFTGWSRTARIDWPADAQGPARRLVLQAEPPLDRFVLYCQRGYEFFCAEPVSQCTDWLNLAGQYPAEDLGGSRLAPGQTLEARWRLTPSWD from the coding sequence GTGACCACCGACTTGCTCCACCGCCCCGATCCCGCCGTGCCGGCGCGCGACCAGCTGCTCCACCTGGCTGCGGGCGACCTGCGGCTGGCGCTGGCACCGGCGGTCGGCGGCTCGATCGCTGCCTTCTCCCGCGTCTGGCGCGAGGGCGGGCACGAGCGTGTGCTGCACTGGTTGCGACCGGCATCGGACGAGGGCCTGGCCCAGCGGCATCCGCTGGCGATGGCGAGCTTCCCGCTGGTGCCGTTCTGCAACCGGATCCGCAATGGCCGCGCCAGCTTCGAGGGCCGCGAGATCCGTTTCCCGCCCAACCACCCGGCCGAGGATTCGCCGCATGCGCTGCACGGCATCGGCTGGCAGCGGGCCTGGACCCTGCAGTCGGGCGGCCCGGGCGAGGCCGTGCTCACGCTGGAGGTCGAGGCCGGCCCGGCCTGGCCGTGGCACTTCGCCGCACAGCAGACCTACCGGCTGCAGCCGCACGCGCTCGAGGTGGTGATCGCGGTCACCAACCGGGACAGCGTGGCGATGCCGGCCGGCATCGGCCACCACCCCTATTTCCTGCACGAGCCCGGCACCCGCCTGACGACGACCACGCGCGCCATGTGGGAGACCGACGACGAGGTGATGCCCACCGGCTTGGCCGAGACCGACGTGGTGCGCCAGCTGCGCCAGGGCGCGCTGCTGGCCGACCTGCACACCGACAACAACTTCACCGGCTGGTCGCGCACCGCCCGCATCGACTGGCCGGCCGACGCCCAGGGACCCGCTCGCCGCCTGGTGCTGCAGGCCGAGCCGCCGCTGGACCGCTTCGTCCTGTACTGCCAGCGCGGCTACGAATTCTTCTGCGCCGAGCCGGTGAGCCAGTGCACGGACTGGCTCAACCTGGCTGGTCAGTATCCGGCGGAGGATCTGGGCGGCAGCCGGCTCGCGCCCGGCCAGACGCTGGAGGCGCGCTGGCGCCTCACGCCGAGCTGGGACTGA
- a CDS encoding penicillin-binding protein 1A codes for MSSSTPDRAASRLAGLARRTGRGLRRHPWLLLGVLLLAAAGIATAMALSYVTSLIPLTPGIGDLRKVQAEQPGVILTADGQPLAVLRRANRQWVPLAEISPHVLDALLATEDQRFYAHHGVDLRRTAAAALHTARGRLQGGSTITQQLARNLFPEEIGRAPTVERKIKEAITALRIEQVYGKDEILEIYLNTVPFLYNAWGIEMAARTYFDKAARELDVLESATLVGMLKGTSYYNPVTNPRRALQRRNIVLAQLDRQGKLQGADLAALQQSPLRLDFERQDEPPGPAPHLSVQLRRWLIEWAERHGRDAYADGLVVRTTIDARAQALAVEAVDRQAARLQKLADAQWNGRTGWRSRADLVAQFIRESAQFQAARAHGLSEQEAIERLRADADFMQALREDKTRLQAGFVAIEPGTGYVRAWVGSRDFALDQFDHVQQARRQPGSTFKPFVYGAAFEQGARPDDRLLDQAVEIQVGTSEVWRPSDMGQPSGEAMTLSDALAFSRNTVTAQLTRLIGPDRVALVARSLGVRDSRLDPVLSLGLGTSPVTLREMVTAYASIANNGQYVPPLVVLRVEDRDGKLLEAFEPAAPEQALLPAANGILLDAMRGVVDRGTGAAIRSRHGLKGDLAGKTGTTQENTDGWFILAHPRLVAGAWVGYNDSRLTMQDAWGQGARSALPMVGDFFQQALKARLLDAKARFPKAPEPSAMEPANSWWGALLTPPRSDPLVVDPGSGAPLDVQALPAPDAAFLPVQRAVVVAPPRSPAAPDPDTRGMGAPPALPIERAIVVAPPRGEAAVVPAMPAVVAPPGW; via the coding sequence ATGAGCAGCAGCACCCCGGACCGCGCCGCCTCCCGCCTTGCCGGCCTGGCGCGACGCACCGGCCGCGGCCTGCGCCGCCATCCGTGGCTGCTGCTCGGCGTGCTGCTGCTGGCGGCCGCCGGCATCGCCACCGCGATGGCGCTGTCGTATGTCACCTCCCTGATCCCGCTCACGCCGGGCATCGGCGACCTGCGCAAGGTGCAGGCCGAGCAGCCGGGCGTGATCCTCACCGCCGACGGCCAGCCGCTCGCGGTGCTGCGGCGCGCCAACCGCCAGTGGGTGCCGTTGGCCGAGATCTCGCCGCACGTGCTGGACGCGCTGCTGGCAACCGAGGACCAGCGCTTCTACGCACACCACGGGGTCGACCTGCGGCGCACGGCAGCGGCGGCCCTGCACACCGCGCGCGGCCGCCTGCAGGGCGGCTCGACCATCACGCAGCAGCTGGCACGCAACCTGTTCCCGGAGGAGATCGGCCGCGCGCCCACCGTGGAGCGCAAGATCAAGGAGGCGATCACGGCGCTGCGCATCGAGCAGGTGTACGGCAAGGACGAGATCCTGGAGATCTACCTGAACACGGTGCCGTTCCTCTACAACGCCTGGGGGATCGAGATGGCCGCCCGCACCTACTTCGACAAGGCGGCGCGCGAGCTCGACGTGCTGGAAAGCGCCACCCTGGTGGGCATGCTCAAGGGCACGAGCTACTACAACCCGGTCACCAACCCGCGCCGCGCCCTGCAGCGCCGCAACATCGTGCTGGCGCAGCTGGATCGGCAGGGCAAGCTGCAGGGCGCCGACCTGGCGGCACTGCAGCAATCGCCGCTGCGGCTCGACTTCGAACGCCAGGACGAGCCGCCCGGCCCGGCGCCGCACCTGTCCGTGCAGCTGCGCCGCTGGCTGATCGAGTGGGCCGAGCGCCATGGCCGCGACGCCTACGCCGACGGACTGGTGGTGCGCACCACGATCGACGCCCGCGCCCAGGCACTGGCCGTCGAGGCCGTGGACCGGCAGGCGGCGCGGCTGCAGAAGCTGGCCGATGCGCAATGGAACGGCCGCACCGGCTGGCGGTCCCGCGCCGACCTGGTGGCGCAGTTCATCCGCGAGAGCGCGCAGTTCCAGGCCGCGCGCGCCCACGGCCTGTCGGAGCAGGAGGCGATCGAGCGGCTGCGCGCCGATGCCGATTTCATGCAGGCGCTGCGCGAGGACAAGACGCGGCTGCAGGCCGGCTTCGTCGCCATCGAGCCGGGCACCGGCTACGTGCGCGCCTGGGTGGGCAGCCGCGACTTCGCCCTGGACCAGTTCGACCACGTCCAGCAGGCCCGCCGCCAGCCCGGGTCCACCTTCAAGCCGTTCGTCTACGGGGCTGCCTTCGAGCAGGGCGCGCGGCCCGACGACCGCCTACTGGACCAGGCGGTCGAGATCCAGGTCGGCACCAGCGAGGTCTGGCGTCCCAGCGACATGGGCCAGCCGAGCGGCGAAGCCATGACCCTGAGCGACGCCCTGGCCTTCTCGCGCAATACCGTGACCGCGCAGCTGACGCGGCTGATCGGGCCGGACCGGGTGGCGCTGGTGGCGCGCAGCCTCGGGGTGCGCGACAGCCGGCTCGACCCGGTGCTCTCGCTCGGCCTCGGGACCAGCCCGGTCACCCTGCGCGAAATGGTCACGGCCTACGCCAGCATTGCCAACAACGGCCAGTACGTGCCGCCGCTGGTGGTGCTGCGGGTCGAGGACCGGGACGGCAAGCTGCTGGAGGCGTTCGAGCCCGCCGCGCCCGAGCAGGCGCTGCTGCCGGCGGCCAACGGCATCCTGCTGGACGCCATGCGCGGAGTGGTCGACCGCGGCACCGGCGCCGCCATCCGGTCGCGCCACGGCCTCAAGGGCGACCTGGCCGGCAAGACCGGGACCACGCAGGAGAACACCGACGGCTGGTTCATCCTGGCGCACCCGCGCCTGGTGGCCGGCGCCTGGGTCGGCTACAACGACAGCCGCCTCACCATGCAGGACGCCTGGGGCCAGGGCGCGCGCAGCGCCCTGCCGATGGTGGGCGACTTCTTCCAGCAGGCCCTGAAGGCCCGGCTGCTGGATGCCAAGGCCCGGTTCCCGAAGGCGCCCGAACCGTCGGCCATGGAGCCGGCCAACAGCTGGTGGGGCGCGCTGCTGACGCCGCCGCGCAGCGATCCGCTGGTCGTCGATCCGGGTTCCGGCGCGCCGCTGGACGTGCAGGCCCTGCCGGCGCCCGACGCCGCGTTCCTGCCGGTGCAGCGGGCGGTGGTGGTGGCACCGCCGCGGTCGCCGGCGGCGCCCGATCCCGACACCCGCGGCATGGGCGCGCCGCCGGCGCTGCCGATCGAGCGTGCCATCGTGGTGGCGCCGCCGCGGGGAGAAGCCGCTGTCGTGCCGGCCATGCCGGCGGTGGTGGCCCCGCCGGGCTGGTGA
- the ptsP gene encoding phosphoenolpyruvate--protein phosphotransferase — MTFSIHGLPVARGIAIGRAVLMASRVDVAHYFVSPDQVEAEIERVRAGRNAVIDEIHRLQHTIVGMGKEAPHELSALLDVHLMLLQDEDLIEGVKSWIRERLYNAEWALTTQLEQLSRQFDEMEDEYLRERKADLEQVAERILRYMKGVATPVAPPARRGPRQQDLLLADDSVDVPLVLIAHDLSPADMLQFKQSVFAGFATDVGGKTSHTAIVARSMDIPAVVGARSASQLVRQDDWVIIDGDDGVMIVDPSPIILAEYGFKQRQAELERGRLARLRHTPAITLDGQKIELLANIEMPEDAAAAVAAGAVGVGLFRSEFLFMGRKGDLPGEDEQYGAYRRAIDGMQGLPVTIRTIDVGADKWLDDGHRDAAHLNPALGLRAIRWSLADPAMFLTQLRAILRAAAHGKVNLLIPMLAHGSEIRQMLSLLDIARAELDARGVPYGPVALGAMIEIPAAALTLRTFLRYFDFLSIGTNDLIQYTLAIDRADESVAHLYDPLHPAVLQLVARTIAECNAQGKGVSVCGEMAGDTTFTRLLLGLGLRCFSMHPAQILAVKQEVLRADAQRLAGWAQEVLAAEEPAQLLG, encoded by the coding sequence ATGACCTTCTCCATCCACGGCCTTCCCGTCGCCCGCGGCATCGCCATCGGGCGTGCGGTGCTGATGGCCAGCCGCGTCGACGTGGCGCACTACTTCGTGTCGCCCGACCAGGTCGAGGCCGAGATCGAGCGCGTGCGCGCCGGCCGCAACGCGGTCATCGACGAGATCCACCGTCTGCAGCACACCATCGTCGGGATGGGCAAGGAGGCCCCGCACGAGTTGTCGGCGCTGCTCGACGTGCACCTGATGCTGCTGCAGGACGAGGACCTGATCGAGGGCGTGAAGTCCTGGATCCGCGAGCGCCTCTACAACGCCGAATGGGCGCTGACCACCCAGCTCGAGCAGCTGTCGCGCCAGTTCGACGAAATGGAGGACGAGTACCTGCGCGAGCGCAAGGCCGACCTCGAGCAGGTGGCCGAGCGCATCCTGCGCTACATGAAGGGGGTGGCCACGCCGGTGGCGCCGCCCGCGCGCCGCGGCCCGCGCCAGCAGGACCTGCTGCTGGCCGACGACAGCGTCGACGTGCCGCTGGTGCTGATCGCGCACGACCTGTCGCCGGCCGACATGCTGCAGTTCAAGCAGAGCGTGTTCGCCGGCTTCGCCACTGACGTCGGCGGCAAGACCTCGCACACGGCGATCGTGGCGCGCAGCATGGACATCCCGGCGGTGGTTGGGGCGCGCAGCGCCAGCCAGCTGGTGCGCCAGGACGACTGGGTCATCATCGACGGCGACGACGGCGTGATGATCGTCGACCCCTCGCCCATCATCCTGGCCGAGTACGGCTTCAAGCAGCGCCAGGCCGAACTCGAGCGCGGCCGGCTGGCGCGCCTGCGCCACACGCCGGCGATCACCCTGGACGGCCAGAAGATCGAGCTGCTGGCCAACATCGAGATGCCCGAGGACGCGGCCGCGGCGGTCGCGGCCGGCGCGGTGGGCGTGGGCCTGTTCCGCAGCGAGTTCCTGTTCATGGGCCGCAAGGGCGACCTGCCGGGCGAGGACGAGCAGTACGGCGCCTACCGCCGCGCCATCGACGGCATGCAGGGCCTGCCGGTCACCATCCGCACCATCGACGTCGGGGCCGACAAGTGGCTCGACGACGGGCACCGCGACGCGGCCCACCTGAACCCGGCGCTGGGCCTGCGCGCCATCCGCTGGAGCCTGGCCGATCCGGCCATGTTCCTCACCCAGCTGCGCGCCATCCTGCGGGCGGCGGCGCACGGCAAGGTCAACCTGCTGATCCCGATGCTGGCCCACGGCAGCGAGATCCGCCAGATGCTGTCGCTGCTGGACATCGCGCGCGCCGAGCTCGACGCGCGCGGCGTGCCCTACGGCCCGGTCGCGCTCGGCGCCATGATCGAGATCCCGGCGGCCGCCCTGACGCTGCGCACCTTCCTGCGCTATTTCGACTTCCTGTCGATCGGCACCAACGACCTGATCCAGTACACGCTGGCGATCGACCGCGCCGACGAGTCGGTGGCCCACCTGTACGACCCGCTGCACCCGGCCGTGCTGCAGCTGGTCGCGCGCACCATCGCCGAATGCAACGCGCAGGGCAAGGGCGTCAGCGTGTGCGGCGAGATGGCCGGCGACACCACGTTCACCCGCCTGCTGCTGGGCCTCGGGCTGCGCTGCTTCTCGATGCACCCGGCGCAGATCCTGGCCGTCAAGCAGGAAGTGCTGCGGGCCGACGCCCAGCGCCTGGCCGGCTGGGCGCAGGAGGTGCTCGCCGCCGAGGAGCCGGCCCAGCTGCTGGGCTGA
- a CDS encoding HPr family phosphocarrier protein codes for MIQTTTTISNKLGLHARASAKLTKLAASYPCDVWLARGERRVNAKSIMGVMMLAAGIGSEVVLETDGEREQEAMAALLALIADKFGEGE; via the coding sequence ATGATCCAGACGACCACGACCATCAGCAATAAGCTGGGCCTGCACGCCCGCGCGTCGGCCAAGCTGACCAAGCTGGCGGCGAGCTACCCGTGCGACGTCTGGCTGGCGCGCGGCGAGCGGCGCGTCAACGCCAAGAGCATCATGGGCGTGATGATGCTGGCCGCCGGCATCGGCAGCGAGGTGGTGCTCGAGACCGACGGCGAGCGCGAGCAGGAGGCGATGGCAGCGTTGCTGGCCCTCATCGCCGACAAGTTCGGCGAAGGCGAATGA
- a CDS encoding PTS sugar transporter subunit IIA: protein MNAILLIAHAPLAHALRQCALHVFPDCDAAVAAIDVQPNLSPEETLATARIAMQQLARPPQVKGVLVLTDIFGATPSNVAQKLVDGVSSRLITGVNLPMLLRSVSYRHETLDALVARAVVGGTQGVMQVAITAPQNQPRRNHDPDDHDHQQ from the coding sequence ATGAACGCGATCCTGCTCATCGCCCATGCCCCGCTGGCGCACGCCCTGCGCCAGTGCGCGCTGCACGTCTTCCCGGACTGCGACGCGGCCGTGGCCGCGATCGACGTCCAGCCGAACCTCTCGCCGGAGGAAACGCTGGCCACCGCCCGCATCGCCATGCAGCAGCTGGCGCGGCCGCCGCAGGTCAAGGGCGTGCTGGTGCTCACCGACATCTTCGGCGCGACGCCGAGCAACGTGGCGCAGAAGCTCGTCGACGGCGTGAGCTCGCGCCTGATCACCGGCGTCAACCTGCCCATGCTGCTGCGCAGCGTCAGCTACCGCCACGAGACCCTCGACGCCCTGGTGGCGCGCGCCGTCGTGGGCGGCACCCAGGGCGTGATGCAGGTGGCCATCACCGCACCGCAGAACCAGCCTCGCCGCAACCATGATCCAGACGACCACGACCATCAGCAATAA
- a CDS encoding MFS transporter: MKALPRRTAVIVFLAFAFAYFFSAVLRAVTATLAPTLTQEFALSARDLGLLAGGFFFGFAATQLPLGTWLDRYGPRNVILSFVLIAVAGCLAFALAGSFWSLLAARVLCGVGVSACLMAPLTGFRRWLEPPAQLRANSWMLMTGSLGMVASTLPVQWLIPVIGWRVVFVLLAAGLAIASLVLVWRVPGWDVGHSPDGTPPSYAQVWRHPYFRRLAPLGFFNYGGFIAIQSLWAGPWLVRVTGVDALQAAQGLFGINLAMLATFWVWGLLNPVLARRGLGTDRLIAWGVPLSLLVLAAIVLAGGGAGALAWAAFCMASSFVSLAQPAVGMAFPSALAGRALSAYNLVIFAGVFVVQWGIGLLVDAFGALGLPVAEAFRAAMAVFLACNCAAYAWFLAARRDNRPHAP; encoded by the coding sequence ATGAAAGCGCTGCCCCGCCGCACCGCGGTCATCGTCTTCCTCGCCTTCGCCTTCGCCTACTTCTTCTCGGCCGTCCTGCGCGCGGTCACGGCCACGCTGGCGCCCACGCTGACGCAGGAGTTCGCCCTCAGCGCCCGCGACCTCGGCCTGCTGGCCGGCGGCTTCTTCTTCGGCTTCGCCGCCACCCAGCTGCCGCTGGGGACCTGGCTCGACCGGTACGGACCGCGCAACGTCATCCTGAGCTTCGTGCTGATCGCCGTCGCCGGTTGCCTGGCCTTCGCCCTGGCCGGCAGCTTCTGGAGCCTGCTGGCGGCGCGCGTGCTGTGCGGCGTGGGCGTGAGCGCCTGCCTGATGGCCCCGCTCACGGGCTTTCGCCGCTGGCTGGAGCCGCCGGCCCAGTTGCGGGCGAACTCCTGGATGCTGATGACCGGCTCGCTCGGCATGGTGGCCTCGACCTTGCCGGTGCAGTGGCTGATCCCGGTCATCGGCTGGCGCGTGGTGTTCGTGCTGCTGGCGGCGGGACTGGCCATCGCCTCGCTGGTGCTGGTGTGGCGGGTGCCCGGCTGGGATGTCGGCCACTCGCCGGACGGCACCCCACCGAGCTATGCGCAGGTCTGGCGCCACCCCTATTTCCGCCGGCTGGCGCCGCTGGGCTTCTTCAACTACGGCGGCTTCATCGCCATCCAGTCGCTCTGGGCCGGTCCCTGGCTGGTGCGAGTGACCGGCGTGGATGCGCTGCAGGCGGCCCAGGGCCTGTTCGGCATCAACCTGGCGATGCTGGCCACCTTCTGGGTCTGGGGCCTGCTCAATCCGGTCCTGGCCCGGCGCGGCCTGGGCACCGACCGGCTCATCGCCTGGGGCGTGCCCCTGAGCCTGCTGGTGCTGGCCGCCATCGTGCTGGCCGGCGGCGGCGCCGGGGCGCTGGCCTGGGCGGCCTTCTGCATGGCCTCCTCGTTCGTGTCGCTGGCGCAGCCAGCGGTCGGCATGGCCTTCCCGTCGGCGCTGGCGGGGCGCGCGCTGTCGGCGTACAACCTCGTCATCTTCGCCGGGGTGTTCGTCGTGCAATGGGGCATCGGCCTGCTGGTGGATGCGTTCGGGGCGCTGGGGCTGCCGGTGGCCGAGGCCTTCCGGGCCGCCATGGCGGTCTTCCTGGCCTGCAACTGCGCCGCTTACGCCTGGTTCCTCGCGGCCAGACGTGATAATCGGCCGCACGCCCCATGA
- a CDS encoding CaiB/BaiF CoA transferase family protein, whose product MTSLDGIRILDLSRVLAGPWCTQTLADLGADVIKIERPGSGDDTRSWGPPFLQGADGSDTHEAAYYLGANRNKRSVTCDIAQPAGQALVRALAAHCDVFVENFKVGDMARYGLDYAAIRAVNPRIVYCSVTGFGQTGPYRERAGYDYAVQGMGGLMSITGERDALGGGPQKVGVAVADLFTGLYAAVAITAALRHAERTGEGQAIDMALLDTQVAMLANLGANYLVSGQVPGRAGNAHQNIVPYQVFEVAPGADGGKDHVILAVGNDGQFAKFCEVAGRPDLAADARFARNQDRVRNRAVLVPILEAVLKQRPKAQWLAALESAKVPCGAINNLAEVFADPQVQERAMVQTWDHPLAPGLRLVASPLKLSATPVRAERPPPLLGEHTQEVLAGVLGWDSQTIAALRQQGVV is encoded by the coding sequence ATGACCTCGCTCGACGGCATCCGCATCCTCGACCTGTCCCGCGTGCTCGCCGGGCCCTGGTGCACCCAGACCCTGGCCGACCTCGGCGCCGACGTCATCAAGATCGAGCGGCCTGGCAGCGGCGACGACACGCGCAGCTGGGGCCCGCCGTTCCTGCAGGGCGCCGACGGCAGCGACACCCACGAGGCGGCCTACTACCTGGGGGCCAACCGCAACAAGCGCTCGGTCACCTGCGACATCGCGCAGCCGGCCGGGCAGGCGCTGGTGCGCGCGCTGGCCGCGCACTGCGACGTGTTCGTGGAGAACTTCAAGGTCGGCGACATGGCCCGCTACGGGCTGGACTACGCCGCGATCCGGGCGGTCAACCCGCGCATCGTCTATTGCAGCGTCACCGGGTTCGGCCAGACCGGCCCCTACCGCGAGCGCGCCGGCTACGACTACGCGGTGCAGGGCATGGGCGGGCTGATGAGCATCACCGGCGAACGCGACGCCCTCGGCGGCGGCCCGCAGAAGGTGGGCGTCGCGGTGGCGGACCTGTTCACCGGCCTGTATGCGGCGGTGGCCATCACCGCCGCCCTGCGTCACGCCGAGCGCACCGGCGAGGGCCAGGCGATCGACATGGCGCTGCTGGACACCCAGGTCGCGATGCTGGCCAACCTGGGCGCCAACTACCTGGTGAGCGGCCAGGTGCCGGGGCGGGCCGGCAATGCGCACCAGAACATCGTGCCCTACCAGGTGTTCGAGGTGGCGCCCGGGGCGGACGGCGGCAAGGACCACGTGATCCTCGCGGTCGGCAACGACGGCCAGTTCGCCAAGTTCTGCGAGGTCGCCGGCCGGCCCGATCTGGCGGCCGACGCGCGCTTCGCCCGCAACCAGGACCGGGTGCGCAACCGCGCCGTGCTGGTGCCGATCCTCGAGGCCGTGCTGAAGCAGCGGCCCAAGGCGCAGTGGCTGGCGGCGCTGGAGTCGGCCAAAGTGCCGTGCGGCGCCATCAACAACCTGGCCGAGGTGTTCGCCGACCCGCAGGTGCAAGAGCGCGCGATGGTGCAGACCTGGGACCATCCGCTGGCGCCGGGCCTGCGCCTGGTGGCCAGCCCGCTCAAGCTCAGTGCGACGCCGGTGCGCGCCGAGCGTCCGCCGCCGCTGCTGGGCGAGCACACGCAGGAGGTGCTGGCCGGCGTGCTCGGCTGGGATTCGCAGACGATCGCCGCGTTGCGGCAGCAAGGAGTGGTGTGA
- a CDS encoding alpha/beta fold hydrolase has product MAQFVLVHGAWHGGWCWRKVVQALAGEGHRVHAVTLTGVGERAHLLTSAITLETHIADVAATIEAEELDQVVLAVHSYAGMLGTAIADRLGGRLRHLVYVDAVVPRPGESWSSTHASAVREARLAGAAASADYSLAAPDPNNYGLQGDDYEWVRRRLTAHPGHTYTAPLAFDPARVAAVPRTFVSCIRPPLPTIDAIRPRMADPGFWGGAWRGGAGAQVVELATGHDPMVTLPAELAGILRGCA; this is encoded by the coding sequence ATGGCGCAATTCGTCCTGGTGCACGGGGCCTGGCATGGCGGCTGGTGCTGGCGCAAGGTGGTGCAGGCACTGGCCGGCGAAGGCCACCGCGTGCATGCCGTCACGCTCACCGGGGTGGGCGAGCGGGCCCACCTGCTGACGTCCGCGATCACGCTGGAGACGCACATCGCCGACGTCGCCGCCACCATCGAGGCCGAGGAGCTGGACCAGGTGGTGCTGGCGGTCCACTCCTATGCGGGCATGCTGGGCACCGCCATCGCCGACCGCCTGGGTGGACGGCTGCGCCATCTGGTGTACGTCGACGCCGTGGTGCCGCGCCCGGGCGAGAGCTGGAGCAGCACCCATGCGAGCGCCGTGCGCGAGGCCCGGCTGGCCGGCGCAGCGGCCTCGGCCGACTACAGCCTGGCCGCGCCGGACCCGAACAACTACGGCCTGCAGGGCGACGACTACGAATGGGTCCGGCGCCGGCTCACGGCCCATCCCGGCCACACCTACACGGCGCCGCTCGCATTCGACCCGGCGCGGGTCGCGGCGGTGCCGCGCACCTTCGTCAGCTGCATCCGCCCGCCGCTGCCGACCATCGACGCCATCCGGCCGCGGATGGCCGACCCGGGCTTCTGGGGCGGGGCCTGGCGGGGCGGCGCCGGCGCCCAGGTGGTCGAGCTGGCGACCGGCCACGACCCCATGGTCACCCTGCCGGCCGAGCTGGCCGGCATCCTGCGCGGCTGCGCTTGA